A stretch of DNA from Orcinus orca chromosome 3, mOrcOrc1.1, whole genome shotgun sequence:
atcactaattattagagaaatgcaaatcaaaactacaaggaggtatcacctcacacctgttagaatggacatcatcagaaaatctacaaacaataaatgctggggagggtgtggagaaaaggaaccctcttccactattggtgggaatgtaaattgatacagtcaatatggagaacaatatggaggttccttaaaaaactaaaaatagaattaccatatgatccagcaatcccactactgggcatatacccagagaaaaacataaatcaaaaagacacattcaccacaatgttcattgcagcactatttacaatagtcaggtaaTGGGAGCAACTTAAATGCACAcaggcagacgaatggataaagatgtggtacatatataacatggaatgttactcagccataaaaaggaatgaaattgggtcatttgtacagacgtcgatggacctagagattgtcacacagagtgaaataagacagaaagagaaaaagaaatattgtatattaatgcatatatgtggaaccaagaaaaatggaacagatgaactggtttgcagggcagaaatagagacacagatgtagagaacaaacgtatggacaccaaggggggaaagccgtgggggggtagtgctgggatgaattgggagtttgggattgacttatatacacccatatgtataaaatcgataaccagaaagaacctgctgtataataataaaattaaaaattaaaaaaataaataaacatacaaaaagtaaaacagaaaaatagttcttccattcccatacatgtatttatatgaatgaattatgtccatgcttctatctataaatacgaaaaagaggaataaaacctacattgaacccaaaaagaaaaaaaaaaagcagaacccaccagttataaacaggaaaaccctatcagggcacttgctccaaaggtaaagaatcctgaagttggtcagaggtgggtaaTCGTCTCCCAAGAAGCCAGCAGCGCCCCCCCCtgcaaggagtgtcctcattgcaaagctgggggactgtgctgaggcatctctgagtaaacgtgagctgagctccaggccagctgctgctgaactgttcccacagttcccaggtaaaacacctgaatctgtgcaaggacttgaaagcctagacgaagggccatggagccacaccagcgacagcaccCAGGCCGACTTAGTGCCTACAGGCCAACCAGGATGGTCCCGGCCCCGGGcgcacttctggaagctttccatttccctgcctgagatacccctcctgtcccagcccccactgcttttttccttactcacctctgcctggggagaaattccagcagcagatatgggtgacacatcctcttctttagcagttggcagcttggcaactcctgcagaaagcccagcagagccccactcacaccgggccaccctaaaaaccgtggcccctcactccctcccaccagcccagccccgacactgctgacggggcagagaatatggcggcagacacaactgaaggggctcttgctgcctggagccgtgtttatattgacctcaaaccaggcacacctggagagggctggccggcacggtcaggctgcccaggtcagccaatcctcgcccctctggggctcacagcagcagaaaatggaccttgatgaaccgaccaggtccaaggaacaggtgtgggctcctgagagtcaggatagacaaggggctgcagctctggcttgttttctaatcattttatctggcccatgagtgggagacaacttcaagaagaccctctcctaatgagaggaacccagtagtcagggagacgaggggtggtgggtggaaacagaggcctggtgccctggctgcagtggaagtctctggaagaccaggtggagggaggccgcacagagtgacgcccagtgtcacagacctgttggagctgctgtttgttagttcaagtcgtgctctgaggtgctctgtgtcagccctgagcgacaggtgagctgggggtgctctgcaatgggggctatgtgcacggttcctgtgtgctcagtcttgctgggtacctgcacagctgagctccatatcctgggagggacctgaccacgagagccccatgggctgctgggtatctgcacaggtgagctccatatcctgggaggggcctgaccatgagagccccgtggcctgctgggtacctgcccaggtgagctccaaaacctgggaggggcctgaccacaagagccccgtgagctgctgggtacctgcccaggtgagctccaaatcCTGGGAgcggcctgaccatgagagccctgtgggctactgggtacttggtaaaggatgtcaggtcAGTGAAGCACCTGAGaatatacatccagtagttcctaattcctacacactgatggtcattctaccatccaccaggacatggtattctgtattagacttagatgatgtcttcttctgtattccattagtcccagagtcacaagaaattttgaagtagcgaggagtccagccggtcttattggccaccgtcactgcagtgtctgtaggtttttctatggtgacagtgtgatatacggttcccccgccaaggtacgggttaggatcagggtacgggttagggtatgatttagggttagggttatggttaggattagCGTTAGGGAATGGATACAGCTTATGGTAccagttagtgtacgacaacgggtttggttagaatccatgttagggtgtgggttagtgttagtatacgggttaggattaggttgtgggttaggggacggtttagggttaggtttagcatTAGGGAAAGGGTACGGATTAGGTCACTGtctagggtacgacaacggtttagggtacctgttagggctagtgttactgttagtgtacgtgttactaTTAGGACTTGGGTAAgtataaggtttagggttagggttagggtacgtgttagtgttagtgtatgggttattattatggcacagctcagtgtaagggttagggttagggttagggaacgggtacggttttggttacagtttagtgtatgacaacatcaccctttgggggtttatccaggcacattcacctctagtgtataaaagaggaacaccactggcaagaaggtctgtttccctgcttaccagaatggggaaagcagaaatgctgccgccaaaTGGCCGttgcctgcaacagcagctttacaaCCTGTGCTAATCGGcatttcatatgcacaagtactggagggctgtaaatgaaacctgtcctcaaaatgtcttcagggaggtaatggccaaaatatttcaaaatgtggcacatatttcaagaaaaccatttgaagaggtaagctgtactcacagtttgaagaaaaaaaaggacatgcctgaaagctaaatttcaaggcattatgagacacatgcaaatccaaccacaaagaggtatcagctcacagcagtcagaataaaaattagtagaaaaactacaaacaataaatgctgaaggggttatggagaagtgcataccctcaactttaaatgggacgtaacctggtaagagccattaatggaacagaatggaggtgcctttacaaggtaaacaattgcctaccatatgatccagcaggcccactacttggtctaaaaccgaagatgacagaattggaaagacacaggcaggcaaatgtgcactgcagcagtattacaatagtcaagacatggaagcaaccaaaaattccatcaacagatgagtggacaaagaagaactggtacatgcacagaccgaatattagccaaggaaaaaaacgacacaatgccatttgcaacaccgtagatgagtctagaagtaatcacacaacttgtcgtaagtcagaaagtgaaagacacatatactatgttatcacttataggtgtcacCTAAAAATTgacaccagtgaagatatttccacagagaaaggcaatcacagatttattaaacaaacttatgattcaccaatggaaaggtgtgaggattggatacattaagatatcggggttaacagagctatacaaacacaggtgaagtatatagtcaccaaagacctacagaataccaagagaagactactcaacattgtgtcgtaacctacatgggaaaaggatccaaagaacaatagatatatgtgtaaaacaaccacatcttgcacatctagaagaagcaaaacattgtaatcacacttgctgtgataaaaaatgaaaattaaatttaaaaatgaagaattagtgggatataaagttaaggggctttttcctggcacattccattctaatttacaacctagaacacgactttcattaaggctctgttgccctaataaccagatttgttaaaggagaactgtgcctctttgtggccgtttcacacagcagcagctctaaacccagcgataatggttacttgatattcaaaataattccaggcttgtaaatgacacctgccctctaaacaaatccgtggtcactaaatcgagcaaaaatctcaaaagacgtgcatagttcaaaacgacaatttaaagaggcatattttacgcacattttgtattctttccttttctctctttttttttgttaaaaaaaagggcaaggaaacatgctcaacatcaggaattaataaagccatgcaaatccagtctagaacacgttcacctcacagccgtcagaatgatcaccagcaaaaaagtctacaacttataaatggtgaaggggctttagagaactgtgtaccctctagctgctggtgggatgtcaccTGGTAAAAGACAGTACTGAAaagagaatggaggtgtgtttaaaggtaaaaattgagctaccatgtgatccggtaggatcactgatgggcctatcacctgagtagaccagaatcaaagagacacaggctggcaatcctgcactgcagcaacacgtaccatagccaagacttggaagaaaccaaaatgtccatcaacagaaaaaatgcaccaagaagaagtggtccgtgtacacaatggaatattagccatggaaaagcatggaacagtgccattggcaccaccatagaaggatctagagataatcacccaccttgaagtaagaaagaaaccaaaacacagatatcctatgacatcaattataggtgttacctaaaaattgatacccatgaaatactttccaagagaaggacactcatagattcagaaaaccaaattatgtttaaccaaatggaaaggtgtaaggaaggcatgaattaggatatggggattaacacacatgtactaatacacatgaaatatataatcaccaaatacctacggaataccaagagaggtctactcaacattccgtgataacctacatgggaaaggatccaaagatgaatagatcgatacatacataaaatgaaccagattctgtacacctagaacacacacaacatttttatcaaatttactctgatactaaataaaaattaaatttaaaaaacaaacaaggagtaAGGAGATACAAGctgttgggggtttgccctggcacattccaccctaatttgcagcctactaacaggatttccaggaagactctgttgctcgaaaacccagagttggaaatatagaaatgctgccaccttgtggccgtttgcgGCAAGAACGGCTTTAAACCCACTGCTAATGGTCAGTTAACATTCacagactcagggctgtaaaggacacctgccctcaaaaaatgtcctgagctagggaatgaccaaaaatattcaagacatgcaaatgtttaaaggagatagtatgaagagataagtttgcacactcttcttcaaaagaaaggaaaatggataaaagctcaacatcaggaattattagactcatgcaaatctaatctacaaaaaggtttcaactcacacgcgtcaactaccatcagcaaaacgtctacaaacaacacatgctgaaagggttttagagaactgtgtactctctagctgctggtgagatgtaaagtggttacagccaataatgagaacagaaaggacctcatttaaaagtaaaaactggggcttccctggtggtgcagtggttgagagtccaccttccgatgcaggggacacgggttcgtgccccagtccgggaagatcccacatgccgcagagtggctaggcccgtgaggcataaccgctgagcatgcgcgtccggagcctgtgctccacaacgggaaaggccgcaacagtgagaggccattgtaccacacaaaaaaaagaaatgtaaaaccgagccaccattccatccagcagggccaatgttgggcctctcacctgagaagaccagaatcgagaagacagaggctgcaacagctgcactgcagccactttcacaatagccaagatacggaagcaaccaaaatgtccatcaacagatgaattgataaagaagaagtggtccatgtacacaatggaatattaaccttggaaaacaatgaaacactgctctttgagacaccatagatgagcctagagatcaTCACAGAatgtgaggtaagtcggaaagcaaaatacatatcctatgatatcacttataggcgttatctaacaactgacccaaacgaacatatttccacagagaaagacactcacagacttagaaaacaaattatgcgtatctaaaaggaaaggtggagggaatggataaattaagaccaggtttaccatacgtgtacaaatgcgtattaaatacatatgtcaaaaagaCCAGCCATATAGAAACGGAGGTCTACGGGACACtcttcaataatttacatgggaggaggatctgcacatctatatctatatatctatatctatatctgtatatctatatatatacacatatacatatatataaatataatgtacaaaCGAACCAGATTGtgtcacctaggacaaacaatattctaatcattaccctgattaaaaaaattcaaacaacgaacaagaagtaatgtgacataaacttatgggttttttttcctggcacattgcgttctaatttacaacctggtaaCATGGCTTCCAGAAAggatctgctgccctagtaaccggaTTTGTGGATGGAGAAATGCTGCAGACTAgaggccgtttcccacaacagcagctttaacaccagtgctaagggtcactaaatattcacactcattgcagtcctgtaaatgacacctaccctcaaaaaacatcctggcatcgaaaatcgaccaaaaaaatcaagagggctaccttccaagaagacaatttcaagaggtttattgtactcacagtttttttctgtttttgtttaacagaaagaaaacaaagcatggaaaaatgctgaacattaggaattattaaagacatgcaaatccaaattacaaaaacctatcagctcacaccagtcaaaatagtcatcagcaaaagttctgcaaacaataaatgctgaaggggttgtggagaaatgcgtaccctcagttctaagtgggacgtggtaagagccactaatgaaaacacaatgtagcTGCCTCGAAAGGTAAACATTGacctaccattcaatcaagcatacccgtgctgggcctatcgcctgagaggatgagaatcaaaaagacacaggctggcaatcctgcactccagccatATTTAACACTGCCAGCACTTTGAAGcaatgaaaatgtccatcaacagaggaatgcacaaagaagaagtggtccatgtacagaatggaatattacggcaataaaaaaggtaaattcaatttaaaaaacaaacataagtaaggagacgtCAGCTTTTGTGGGTTTATGCGGGGACACTCCACTTTAAATTATAAtcaaggaacaccactggcaggaaggtctgttcccctagttaccagagtggggaaagcagaaatgctgccaccctctggccgttacctgcaacagcagctttaaaacctgtactaatagtcacttcatatgcacaagtactggagggctgtaaatgaaacctgccctcaaaatgtcttgaggggtataatggccaaaataattcaaaatgtggcacatacttcaagaaaacaatttgaagatgtAAGccgtactcacagtttgaagacaaaaaggacatgcctgaaagttcaatttcagggGATTATGAGACGCGTGCAAGtccaactacaaagaggtatcagctcacaccagtcagaataaccatcagcaaaaaaactacaaacaataaatgctgaagtggttgtggagaagtgcgtaccctcaactttaagagggacttaacctggtaagagccactaatgagaacagaatggaggtgccgttacaaggtaaacattgagctacaatatgatccaggagGTCCAGTCCTGggtctataacataagaagacagaattagaaagacactggagggcaaatctgcattgcagcagtattacaatagccaagacatggaagcaaacacaaagtccatcaacagatgagtgggtaaagaagaactggtacacatacagatggaatattagccaaggaaaaaaaatagcacaatgccatttgcagcaccatagatgagtctagaggtcatcaagcaacttgtagtaagtcagaaagcaaaagacacatatcctatgatatcacttagaggtgttacctaaaaattgataacagtgaagatatttccacagagaaaggcaatcacagattcattaaacaaacttacggttcacCAAAGGAAAGGTGTGAGACTgtatatattaggatattgggtttaacagagatatacaaacataggtgaaatatataatcaccaaacacctatggaacaccaagagaagactactcaacattatgtcataacctacatgggaaaaggatccgaagaagaatagatatatgtatatgtgtaaaaggacCACATCTCACACACCTagcacaagcaaaacattgttatcaaagttgctgtgataaaaaattaaaattaaaaaaatgaataagaagtagtgagacataaacttaatgggctttttcctggcacactgcattctaatttacaacctacaacacgacttccattgaggctctgttgccctagtaaccagattttgtaaaggagaactgctaccgccttgtgaacatttctcaaaacagcagctttaaacacagCTCTAGagcggaggggaagatggtggaagagtaagacgcggcgatcaacttcctccccacagatacaccagaaatacatctacacgtggaacaactcctacagaacacctactgaatgctggcagaagacctcagacctcccaaaaggcaagaaactccccatgtacctgggtagggcaaaagaaaaaaagaaaaaacagagacaaaagaatagggacgggacctgcaccagtgggagggagctgtgaaggaggaaaggcttccGCAAACTAGCAAAccccttcgcaggcggaaactacaggtggtggaagggggagtgtcacagctgtggaggaaagcacagcaacggggtgaggagggaaaagcggggagattcccgcacagagaatcggtgccgaccggcgctcgccagcccgagaggcttgtctgctcacccgcaggggcgggcggggctgcgagctgaggcgcgggctttggtcagagcacagggagagaaatggtgttggttgtgtgaacacagcctgttgggtttagtgcaccatggctagctgggagggagtccgggaaaatgtctggagctgccgaagaagcaagagactttttcttccctctttgtttcctggtacatgaggagacgggattaagagcgctgcttaaaggaactccagagaccagCGCGAGCTGTGGCTAAAaacacggaccccagagatgggcgtgagtcgtggctaaaagcatggacccctgagatgggcgtgagccgtggctaaaagcgcagatCCCAGAGGCAGGTGTGAGCCACGGCTGAAAGCACGGATCCCAGAGATGGGAggaagacgctaaggctgctgctgccgccaccaaggggcctctgtgcgagcacaagtcactatccacacctcccttccggggagcctgtgcagcccacgactgccaggttcccgggatccagagacaagttccctgggagaacgcacggcgggcctcaggctggtgcaatgtcacgccggcctctgctgctgcaggctcgcctcgcattccacgtccctccctcccctcagcctgagtgagcccctgaatcagcagctcctttaaccccatcctgtctgagcaaaaaacagaagccctccagcgacctacacgcagaggcggagccaattccaaagctgagccactgggagctgtgagaacaaagaagagaaagggaaatctctcccagcagcctcagaagcagcggattaaagctgcttgatgtaccctgcatctgtggaagacatgaatagacaacaaatcatcccaaattgacgaggtagactttgagagcaagatttatgattttttccccttttactctttttgtgagtgtgtatgtgtatgcttcggtATGAGATTTTGCTGTactgctttgcttccaccatttgtcctacggttctatccattcgttttgtttctttttaatgtattttcttaattattatattttaatttaataactttattatattttactttattttattttactttatcttctttctttctttgtttccttccttccttccctccttccttccttcctttctcccactgccctccctctctccctgccccctcctttctttctttccttctttctttctttcatccatccttccttccttccttccttcctttctttctttcttcctacttctactgactctttctctctaatttttctcccttttattctgagctgtgtggatgaaaggcttttggtgctgcagccaggagtcagtgctgtgcctctgaggtgggagagccaacttcaggacactggtcaacaagaaacctcccagctccacataatatcaaatggcaaaaatctcccagagatctccatctcaatgccagcacccagctgcactcaacgaacagcaagttacagtgctggacaccctatgccaaacaactagcaaacagggacacaaccccacccattagcagagaggctgcctaaaatcataataagtccacagacaccccaaaataccaccagacatggacctgcccaccagagagacaagatccagcttcatccaccagaatacaggcactagtcccctccaccaagaagcctacacaacccactgaaccaaccttagccactggggacagacaccaaaaacaacaggaactacgaacccacagcctgcaaaaaggagaccccaaacacagtaaggtaagcaaaatgaggagacagaaaaacacaccgcagatgaaggagcaagaaaaaaacgcaccagacctaacaaatgaagaggaaataggcagtctacctgaaaaagaattcagaataatgatagtaaacgtgatccaaaatcttggaaatagaatagacaaaatgcaagaaacatttaacaaggacatagaagaacttaagatgaaacaaacagcgatgaacagcacaataaatgaaatgaaaactactctAGATGgggtcaaaagcagaataactgaggcagaaggacgaataagtgacctggaagataaaatagtggaaaaaactactgcagagcagaataaagaaaaaataatgaaaagaactgaggacagtctcagagacctctgggacaacattaaacgcaccaaccttcgaattatagggggtccagaagaagaagagaaaaagaaagggactgagaaaatatttgaagagattgtagttgaaaacttccctaatatgggaaaggaaatagttaatcaagtccaggaagcacagagagtcccatacaggatatatccaaggagaaatacgccaagacacacattaatcaaactgtcaaaagttaaatacagagTGGGTAGTGGGGTTCTGGGGCGCTGCTATGGAGGGGTGTAGCGAGCCACAGCTGGATGCTAAGGCCAAGGTCACCAACCAGCTAATAGATTTTCAGTGGAAGCTGGGTATGGCTGTGAGCTCAGACAGCTGCAGATCACTTAAGTATCCTTACGTTGCAGTGATGCTCAAAGTGGCAGAACATTCAGGCCAAGTAAAGAGCAAGTCCTTCGAAATGACAATTCCACAGTTTCAGAATTTCTACAGACAGTTCAAGGAAATTGCTGCAGTTATTGAAACTGTGTGAAAACTGATTACTTTGTTGATGAATTGCTACCATCATTCTAAAATCATGAACTTTACTTTCTGCAACAAAACTGCCTAAGGATCAaatgatatttattgaatgaaaattatacttttgattttccatttttttaaataataaaaaagaaaatcagacaaaCAGGAATTACAAAGTGGTGATCGCTGcacactttgtgaatatactaagagCAACTGAATTGGAAACTTTAAAGAGTGAAGAACtctgtggtatgtgaattatatcttaatgaaaaataaatcagacaaacaGTTGAAtgatattaaaagcagcacaaGTTTATGTATTAGaccaatagttttaaaaaatactggtaaTGTTACCCATTTTATAAACAAACTCTTCCTTTTtggcattcatttttttattgatgtatagttgatttacaatattatattagtttcagatgtacaacatggTAATTCAAACTTTTtagagattatactccatttatggttattataaagtattggctatatataaaaaaaaaaaagttaaatacaaagaaagcatattaaaagcagcaagggaaaaacaacaaataagacacaagggaatccccattaggttaacagctgatctctcagcagaaactctgcaagccagaaggaagtggcaggacatactgaaagtgatgaaagagaaaaacctgcaaccaagattactctacccagcaaggatctcattcagatttgacggagaaattaaaacctttacagacaagcaaacgctgaaagagttcagcaccaccaaaccagcattacgacaaatgctaaaggaacttctctaggcaagaaacacaagagaaggaaaagacctacaataacgaacccaaaacaatttagaaaatgggaatacgaacatacatatcgataattaccttaaatgtaaatggactaaatgctcccaccaaaagacacagattggctgaatggatacaaaaacaagacccttatatatgctgtctacaagggacccacttcagacctagagacacatacagactgaaagtaaggggatggaaaatgataatccatgcaaatggaaaccaaaagaaagctggagtagcaattttcatatcagacaaaatagactttaaaataaagactactagaagagacaaagaaggacactacataatgatcaagggatcgatccaagaagaagatataacaattgtaaatatttatgcacccaacataggagcacctcaatacataaggcaaatactaacagccataaaa
This window harbors:
- the LOC125963929 gene encoding COMM domain-containing protein 6-like yields the protein MEGCSEPQLDAKAKVTNQLIDFQWKLGMAVSSDSCRSLKYPYVAVMLKVAEHSGQVKSKSFEMTIPQFQNFYRQFKEIAAVIETV